The DNA segment ttttttatttttttcttacttgATTCTGCGGTTAATTAGATTGTTTAGGCTTGATATGATTATTGAATGGAGCCAAGATTACAGGATAAATCCTCAACAAATATAatgtaaaacattttttctggttgaattaattttacattcagtaaaaataattgtttaaacATTCTTATTAGAAAAAATGATTGCTAGCTACGTGAAGTATTGGTCACCACATGGCTAACCATGCAAACTAAACTAATGTATACTTAGCCACACGAACTATATGTTATGCATGACAACATCCCTCAACTTTATgatgttatgtagttaacaCCACGAGTTTAATTTCATTTATCCAAAAACTGATGTGAATGTTAGAGatcgtttaaatattttgtttcaacaattaaaatatgatcGATCCGActataatttaactaaaattagattttCACCCACATTTTAAAAGCGtaagaatatttattaaaaaactctaatttttttattagtgttttaacatttttattttagtgtactttaaaactatataattgtattatttttattcatataatctgttttgttatgaacttttaataagtaatgttttaaaaaatttattttagtgttttgacatttttgttttagtgtcttttaaaactatataattctattatttttatttaatctgttttgttttttttttaattattttaatctgtTATCTTATGAACTTTTTCTAAAAAGTTTGTAATTCGTTTGATTAATTGTATGATATATAATTGTTTGataacttttttaattataaaacttatttgctGTCAATTTACTAactctaacattttatttgtttaaaacttatttgatgtcaacttaaaccaaacataatcttgtgtatataattacaaattatatacttttaagaataaaaaaatcaaagaataaGAATCTAATATGAAAGGTCTACTAAATTTAAATGaatgaaatttttgtttatgaaaaaatatataaaataattcattaacttaagaatttcatattaaaaaaaataaaatgttagagtCAATAAATTGACATCAAAGAAGTTTTATGGTaaattgttttatcaaataagtatatatcacacaattaatcaaatgaattacataaattttattaaaaattcataccaaaacagattaaaagaatcaaaaataaattaaataatatcttatataaattttatatttaatgtaaataaaaataatataattatattgttttaagatacactaaaataaaaatgttaaaacactacttatcataatttataaaacatattgattttgtaaattagattttgtgaaaaatatttttacgcttttaaaatatggatcaaaatctaatttaagtAAATTACCGTGAGGTACGTCACATTTTAATTGATGTAACGAGAGATGTAAACGGTCTCTGACAtacacataatttttttgatatgaaattaaactcgtgatgttaactacataacatcATAAAGTTGAGGGATGTTGTCATGCATAATATATACTCCATGTAGCTAAGTATACATTTATCTAATTTGCATGGTTAACCAATGTGCTGGCCGATACTTCTTGTAGTCAACAATCATTTTTCCTTCTTATTACATAACCACAACAACATTAGTAtagttttgttttgaagatatatgTGCCATCAAACCCAAACACATCTAATTTAtcaaaactgaagtacaaattataattaaccattaatttatgttaatattTGCAAACTATGCCATTGAGATAATAactaagtatatattttatcattaattattttttgtcatttaACATAAAACATTAGGAACATACCTTATCCGTAGATACTGTGTAACATACACGTATATTAACTGGATTTTGACATTGGTTATATGTTTCACATATATTAACCGGCCATATAAACATGTCATTTACGCATGCTTTCGGATTGACTAACCGAAGTTTACTATACTAAAACATGACACATTCGCATATAATATTAACATTAGTTTAGTACTATCACACTACTCATCAAAATTTGTGTCAAGCCAACCCTAAATATAAAATCTTATTCATTAAGATTAATATacaaattgatataaaataatatatcaaaactaattttacaatatatatataatatatggaaaatttatatatataaagatcaaattatataatataatcatagtataaattaataaaacactaATGTAAGTTATATATTGTTATGATCTACACAAGAAGAAAACATTAACTCATCTCAAATTTTTGacgataaatatatatttctataaaaaaatttaaaaacaaagaaaacacatttaaaataaCATGTTAAAATTAATCAAACTATATAGTacattaaaatcaaaaataaaattgataacatatctcaaaattttatatctgaaaataaataatttataaacggaacaaaaattaataaaaatagatatattaaaaataatgatgcGATTGAAAGCAAGTGTCAAAAGAATAATTTTAGGTTCAAAGTTAaaacatacaaattattttttttaaattagaacaagaaaataaaaaattggtcaagaaaaatatatcacttaaattggtttaaaattcGAAGGCAATATGAATAACATGTTTACACATTAAAAACTTCTATCATTTATAAAGGCGAGGGGGATTATTGGGAGATGAAGTTGTGTAGAATTTGTGAATTTTAAGAGTTGATAGATTTTAAAAGTTATGTGGattgtgaaaatttatatacattgacttatgaaagtttattataattttttggatTAGTATAGATTTTCATGGATTTGTATCACCTATTTTCTATCATTCtttttataaagtaaatatataatttatttattttctgaatcATATAGcattattatttacaaaattggacaatttttcttaaatagtcaatttaaagtttttgtcacaaaaaagaGCATCCAAAGAGAAaaataacccaaaaaaaattcatgaaaaaGGCAAAAGACGATTTTACCCtttgctttatatatatatatatatataaagtaataaaataaataaaaattaagaataagtaagtttttcttataatttcgaattatatattttcaaatttgaactttttaataatttttataattttggattttttttacaaaatattttctaaacaccGGTTTCAAAATTTATGAGAATTCACTTTACCAATAACCCCAAAAGTTATTACATTAAAGATGAAAAACCTGTGCGGATGCACGGATTAAAATCTAGTTAATGTTAAAATTTTCTTCTCCAACTCTATTCTGGAATTCAAGAAACATCCATCTTGAACGTTATATAAATAGGTGAACATTGacgaggtttttttttttttgtaaaatgctTTTTTCTATAATGATGCTCCAAATCTGATCATGGAAATAGAGTTATCAAGAGTTCAAGAAGCGGAAGAAAATAGATCCCTGAGTTATAAATGAATCTTCTCCGACCTCATTTATGATATGTCCGTAGAGCTTCTCTGAAATTCCTTTTCTTGGTTCTTATCTATTGTTCAGAAGATCTCTCATCAACGCATGATGATGCACATGAGCCAATGAAACCATAGGGAATCTGAAGAGAAACAAAACGCCACTCAAGTTTTGGTCTAAGTAAAAACTTGAAATGAACAGTAAAGATTCCTGATAAGATCTTGGAAACGTTTGGTCCGAAAGAATGCACCTAGATCTGGTAGTATTCTTATCAATCATGGTAGATCCCAAAGAATGTACTGCAGAAAGGAATCACTACTCGTAAACCCACAAGGATCAATAAATGTTTCTTATCAAACAGATAAAACACATGACATGACATGGAAAAGAAAAGTGTGATTTAGAATAGTCTCTCAGAAAATAAGGAAATAATTAAACCATTAACGATGTTTTTTAAACAACAAATCAGAAAGAAACTACTTGGTAGCCTGAGCAATGATGTTACTTATGGAACTAGCCTCCTCTTTCGCAGCCTCCACCAATTGATCCTTCAATTAAAGTAACACATCATAAGTACAACAACCCATAAGGACTAGAGCATTAAGATTAAGAAACCAAACCTGAGCTGATATTATCCTCGCCACTGTTTTCTTGCTCGACTCTTGAAGCTCACCGGCGATCAACAGCTCATCCAATATATAATACGCCTAGATCGAAAATTGCCATTAACAAAAGTAAGAATATAGGGTGTAATAGAATCATTGCTTTTCACTTAGAATGCTCTCAGATTTGTGTCTATGCATACCTTGTGGAAGTTAAAAATCAAATCGAGTTCACAAACCTGTAGATCATAGAATAAACAACTCTAAATCAATATCTAGTTGTTTTTTGGTAAGCTGACAGAAAAACTTTTTGGATATGTGTTAACTCACACTGCCAAAGTAACGGTCAAGAATCTCGACATAGTGGTGAATAATCTCCAGTACCTCTAACTCGTTATCCGCCTCATCAATGCACATGCAGAAGTACAGACTTGCATACCTGCACAAATACACAACAATCATCTTCATTACCCATGTTTTCTTTTAGTATAAGCTCGTTATGTTTTCTTTGTTTACCTCTTGTAGACAACCTTGTATCCTCGCCATTCGATGAAATTGCAGAGCTTGGGGCCTCGGTTGAGGATGACACCGCTGAGTTCGCGTATGACCTGTCCACATGTGTAAAAATCAAAGGGAAAGCAAAGCATAAGCAGCAGCGATGAATGAAGCTGAAAGATTTGAGACTGGTAAAACTTGAGGTGTACACAAACCTTAGACCTTTCCTTCTGTGTATAAGGCGAATACCACTTGGTGAGCCTCACTTTTCCTTGCCGACTAACTAGAAGCACGAAATGAATCTGGAAATACAAAACACCACCAACCCAAGATTCTTGAGCCAACAAAAACAAGATGATACATAGAACTAGATAGAAAGTACAACTCCTCCAAGTGAAGATCCTAGACCAATATATCTAAAGCTACAGGTTTGAAAAGaaagcatttttttattttgcaataGAAGAAACTAACGAAAAAGATTAAAGCCCATTCATAAGAGATATCAAGGTGAAACAGATCCGCCAGATTCTTTTGCCAAATTCAGAAGAACATAAAGCATAGAACCCAAGAAGCTTAATTACTTCCAACAAAAGGCtccatgaaaacaaacaatcgCTAAGCAGATCCAATCAGATGAAATCGATTACCGATCAAATCGCAACCAGAAAGGAAGGAAGGATCAGAGATAAGGTATCTCAGATTCAAACAATAACAAAGGGCACAAGATCGAAAAGGCAGATCCAAAATACAGTAACGGGAAGTATTGAATTGTTACCATGTTTATCCTCGATTCCCAGAAGAGATCTGATGAATGATCGTCCGTCCCGTCTAACAATCAATGAATGAATGAATCAAATCGTTCGTTCGCACATCATAATAGCAAGGACCTGAATGTCAGGGGTATTATAGTAAATATAACACTGTTTAATAGTAGTAGTTATACGGATCGGATCTACTTCCGGGTCGGATTCATCTCCcaagttataaattattttacttgCGCCAATGAGTGGCTTGAGAAACGATTTAGAAAACAGTCGAACATGCTCGAGGACGATACAAGAGGAGATAAGCGAGTCTGTGCCCAATTCTGAGATTTTTTTTACAAGTGTGAGTCAATGGAGGAGGCCAAGCCCACACCATCCTCACTTGTGTCCAGTAACCGAGTTGTTTAACCGTCTCCGTGAAGGTCCCGGACAAGCCTTCGTTTCTTATGGAAAGTAGAGTAACAGGTGGGAATGACGTGTGGAGACTCCTTTCCTTAGTAAGCTATACATTATGCAAAAGACAGATTTTGTTTGTGTTCCTTTTAGTGGAGAAAACAAATGGGTGTAATTGTGTTGAGTTTAGAATTTACACAAAAGGTTAAAATTGAAAGATGCAAAAAACTGCATTGGTAGTTTTTGGTGCTGGAAGAAACATAAACATAACTTTGGGTTTAGACCAATAATATCCTGAAACTGGAGGGATTAATGAGACactatatatagtttttaactTAATTTTTGTGTGTGACAAATAAAACATAACATATAGACACAAGAGTGAAAAGAGACATAATTCATCTGGATTTACCAATTCAACTTTTGCACTGATATTTTGTGAGAAATTTCATGACTCAAtggttttgatataaaatattcCGTTTTTCATTTCAATGGTTTGGTTTCTCGTAAATTTGGATTTTAGCGTAGCTAGCAACTAAAGTTCTTAACCAGGTACTATCTTGAGTGTGAAAAATCCAATGGTGAGAACTTTTTCGATTGAGTTGAATTTTgacataaataaaattgatttgttcaTATTGGATTTGCACCGAAGATTTTTCCGGTGACCGGAATCctaattgatttgttttttgtcGTTGGATATTTTGATGTTTAGAGCTTTAGTCTATGTTATGGTGAAACAAAGAAGATGTGGTTGTATTCATATTcatttagtatataatataattttgaatataatatatgtggtttttcttttcatattgaAAAAGTTTTCTccttaaaattttgtttctatTATATTATGCCATAATCGAAATATTTTGCTCTTGTATGAGAAATTTTGTTCCTATGGGTTGTCATTGTGTTTTTGACTGTTTCCCAACGGGTTTCAGTTGTGATCTACCATTTTTGGATTGACAGTTGAACTAAAACTAGAAAATAAAAGCGATTTAAACAAGAGTGATTCTAGTATTCTACTGGTACGTTTGTTATTGGAATTTAATAGCTGCTGCATGTACACGAGTCACAAGTGTACTTCATCTAGAATTTGCATTCTCTCTATTACAAAGGCTCATAAATAACCGGTTCCTCTCCAACTAACACCAGTTTtggatatttatattttatactataGCTTAACTTGTGTCAAACTCCCATATCACTTCTCCATCCTCTGCCACACCCACAAACCACACGTTACATTTATTACTACCTAACTCTGTAGTTTACTTCGTAACAGCACAACAAAGCACTAcaataatactaattaacaTAGCATTTATTATGACTATGCCTTAATCTCGCATCTTGATGCTAAGCTATCATCAACCCACAATCAACTCTATATTACCCCGAAAATGAAACTGAAACCCAGGGGAATATCCTGATTACACTAATAGCATCCAACATGAATATGATGATCACTGGAACCTAAAGGGGGTCCTTGTTTATGTCATGGCTACTCAAATTATGTTCATTTCGTCCAGCAATAAAATAAAGAATCAGAGAAATGCATCTAAGTTCTTCACATTATATCCATGATTTATGAATCTTAATCAAGCATCAGGTGGCTAACAACAATAAAACTCGAGGAATTAAACATGATAATTGGATTTAAAGTAACTCATCGCTACTAAAATCATGCTTAATTCCTCAATCAAGCGCTAACAGCTGTGAAACACAAGTAATGGTCAAAGCAAGTATGCATGATAATTGGACCCTGAGGAGCTCATCGCTTATTTCATTGCTACTCAAACAAAGAAACAAGACGATGCCTCTAGTATAACTCAAATCAAACATCAAGTGGCTGTAACAACTACAAAACTCAAACAATGAGAGTTGAAAAAGAGGAACCGTTGACTTTCTTGTTCATCAATCATACCAGCACCACTCCTACCAAGTATAAAACTTCCATAAAAGGCAAGAGCCAAAGAAAATCCAACGGTCCGGTATCAAAGCTTAAGACGTGATCTATAAGCAATCTTCTCTAATCTGATTAGATGTGAACAGTTGGTTTAAAACGTAGAAGATAATCCAACGGTTACTTATCAAAGACTATTAATGATCTTAAAAGCCATGAAAGTACTAAATTGTcttttacataataaaaaagGTAGTTTGGAGTACATACATAGCTAGAAACGGGATCAATCAATGAAGAACAAACAAATGAAGGTTATTATTAcatcaaatcaattttttttttaactaatctgTTTTATTATCTGTTGCATGCTCATCTGTTAACTTGAGATGAAGGGCCAATGTCTCTGCTGGACCTGTTGTACTTCATGTGACTCTTTACAAGCTGTCCAGATGCAATAGCAGACATTAGCGACAGCTCTCCCGCGAGAACCGAACCAGCCACAATTCTCGCCAGTTGCCTTGCGTTCGAGCCAGCTTTCTCCTTGTCGCTTGATCCTTTTACACCGAGCAGGTTCAAACAAGCTGACTGTGATGCAAGCTGTGTCCCACCTCCAACAGTACCAACCTGTAGTAGCCACATCATTACACAACATTCATCAGTTTGGGGGTCCACACAAAATCTCTACAACATGCAAACACTAATATACAAACATGCATTATACCTCAATGCAAGGCATAGAGACAGAGATGTGAAGGTCGTCGCCTTCAGCTTCAAACTGGGTGATACAGTGAGAGCTCTCCACGTTCTGAGCAGGGTCTTGGCCAGTGGCGATGAAGACAGCGCTGACAATATTGCTGGCATGAGCATTGAATCCACCAAGAGAACCAGCCATGGCTGAACCAGTAAGGTTCTTGAGCACGTGAAGCTCGACAAGATCCTCCACGGTAGTCTTCAACACATTCCTCACAATCTCACCTTTAATAAGGGCTTCACACACAACATGCTTCCCACGTCCTTGGATCCAGTTTATAGCCGAAGCTTTCTTGTCGGAACAGCAATTCCCTGAACACCAAATTAACACCACGAATCAAAAGAGCTGACTTTAATCCAGAAACCAAGACAAGTAAAGAGTAGACTACTACAAACCTGAGATGCCAATCACAACCATGTCAGGGAACATTGTCTTCATAAACTCCAAGACATTCTGAACGCCTTTGGAGACCATGTTCATCCCCATAGCATCGCCAGTACCACACGCAAACCTCGGATAGAGATTCCTCCCAGAAATCGAGCATGTGATACTCTGAAGCCAAGCAAATCTACTCGAtctacaaacaaacacacacacacaatggTCAATACAAAATCACCCCATCCTAGCTTAGACAAAGTAGTCAGGCCCTGTTCGTTTCGTGAACTGGACGCAGCATCCAGACGCAGACACGGATCGATGTTCGTTTGGCGCGAAATAGGAGGTTAAGTTGGACGCGGCATCCagatttattttgaaaactcaTCCGGATTTTTCGGGATTTCTGGATGAGATGTTTGAACGCTTCCAACTACAGCAAACTCATCCAAAAACGCTAAAAGTCGGTAATacccttattttattttaaaaattacaaaagttttgccattaatttttttaacctaGATCGCCGTATCTCTTCATCCTCCTCTCTTCAACCTCTGATCTCTGCAACCATGAACCTCTGATCTCTCTCAACCctctctctcagtctctctctctcagacagtctctctctctcgaacccatctctctctctcacggagTCTCTCTCTCgaacccatctctctctctcacgcagTCTCTCCCTCTCTCAAGCTCTATTGgtaagtctctctctctctcacgcagtctctccctctctctctctctctctctctctctctctctctctctctcacgcaatctctctctctctctctctcacgcagtctctccctctctctctctcacgcagtctctctctctcacgctgtctctctctctctctcacgctgtctctctctctctctcacgcagtctctccctctctctctctctctctctctctctctctctctctctctctctctctctctctctctctctctctctctctctctctctctctctctctcactcacgcagtctctccctctctctctctctattggTAACCTTTTGGAAATctcatttgttttgtttttcttagcAGAAAGAATGGAGCTTTGATGGTATCTCTCACACAGTCTCTGTTCTAAAGCATCTCAGCTTCCTTCTGGTAAGCTTCATTTTCTTTGATAGAGAGTCTGTTCTAAAGCTTGAAATgttatgtgagatttttaatgtTATGGGAGATCTCTAATGTCTCTTGTGTGTTGGTTTGTTGAGAAATGTATTCTCACTGCTCTGTTTGTTTTGTGTAATCCTATAGacccataaaaaaaaattaagcatggtgtttgttttgttgtgcttcatgcttttgtttttatttttgtttcagtgACTATCTGTTCAAGCTTCAATGGCATCTGTCCCTGGAAGTGATGTAAGTCATATTCAACACTCTATTTTGGTGTTTCTGTGTTGCATTTAGTCTTGACTTAGATGGTCTTTACGCACTGAATTTAGTTTAGTCTTGACTTAGACATGGTCTTAATGCATTGAATTTAGTTTAGTCTTGACTTAGATGGTCCTCTTGTGTTGTTCATAGACTCTATtctggagtgatgaacaaacacgGTTTGTGCTTCAACTAAGAATTGAAGAAGAACTGAAAGGCAATGTGAAAAATAAGGTTCTCCATGAAACTGCGAGAAAGACAATTGCAGACAAGTTTTATGATACATATGGGGTGAGGCATCCATGGATAAAGTTTAGGAACAAGTTCAACTCTTGCAAGAAGCAATATGGAGCTATGAAGAGATTGACTCACAATAGAACTGGACTGGGATATCATCCAGATGGCTCAATAGACATGAGTGATGATTGGTGGGAGCAGCGTTGTAAGGTATATACCAAACCCATGAtctgttagatttttttttatcaaagtatCATGAGTGATGGTTGTTATTTGATTATAGGAATGGCCTGGAGCTAGGAAATACAAAGATAAACCAGTGGCAAATGCAGATCTAATGGAACAGATTTTCAGTGGGGTTCATGTAAGTGGAGCAGAAGGGTGGAGTGCTCAGCAAGGTGAAAATGAGTTAGACAATATGGAGGTAGAGAATGATGATGCTGCATCTGAAGCAAGGCAAACCGATCCTCCAGCAAGGCAAACCGATCCTCCAGCAAGGCAAACCGATCCTGAACCAGATGCTCCCTCATCCTCTAATGGTCCACGAGTCTCCAATGCTCCACGAGCCTTGCCAAAGCCTTCTCGGAAAAGGCGTGCAGAACAAGCAGCAGATGTTATGAGAAGTAGTCTTCAATCACGTGATGAGATACTCTCTCACAAGAACCAGCTAATAGAAAGCCATCCAGATTTGAGTTGCAGTCAGCTTAAGGCTATGAGAGTCTTGCATTCACTGTCTAGTATCAGAATGTGGTCTCCATTGTACAAAGCTTCTTATAAACATCTCAGGGAAGCTGCTACAAATCGACAGACGTTCCTAAGTTATGAAGATGACGAGAACAAGATTCTCTATTTGGAGGAAGAGACCGGTGAAAGCAGATATGCATGAGTTTGTGTTCTCCTATCTAGTGTTGTCTAAGTATTGTGTTCTCCTATCTAGTGTTGTTTGAGTCTTGTGTTTCTTTCTATCTGTTTGAGTCTTGTGTTTCTTTCTAGTTGTATGCATGACAATGTGTTTCTTTCTATATTTATGCTTTGGACGGAACTCACTTACCTGTTCGTCCTCCGTCTGATAATCCAGAACCGTACAGAGGCAGGAAAGGAGAACCGACAATCAATGTACTCGCAATATGCAATCTGAAAATGCGATTCATCTATG comes from the Brassica napus cultivar Da-Ae chromosome A7, Da-Ae, whole genome shotgun sequence genome and includes:
- the LOC106441164 gene encoding uncharacterized protein LOC106441164 produces the protein MASVPGSDTLFWSDEQTRFVLQLRIEEELKGNVKNKVLHETARKTIADKFYDTYGVRHPWIKFRNKFNSCKKQYGAMKRLTHNRTGLGYHPDGSIDMSDDWWEQRCKEWPGARKYKDKPVANADLMEQIFSGVHVSGAEGWSAQQGENELDNMEVENDDAASEARQTDPPARQTDPPARQTDPEPDAPSSSNGPRVSNAPRALPKPSRKRRAEQAADVMRSSLQSRDEILSHKNQLIESHPDLSCSQLKAMRVLHSLSSIRMWSPLYKASYKHLREAATNRQTFLSYEDDENKILYLEEETGESRYA
- the LOC106447197 gene encoding AP-1 complex subunit sigma-1, translating into MIHFVLLVSRQGKVRLTKWYSPYTQKERSKVIRELSGVILNRGPKLCNFIEWRGYKVVYKRYASLYFCMCIDEADNELEVLEIIHHYVEILDRYFGSVCELDLIFNFHKAYYILDELLIAGELQESSKKTVARIISAQDQLVEAAKEEASSISNIIAQATK